One Thalassotalea hakodatensis DNA segment encodes these proteins:
- a CDS encoding MlaA family lipoprotein, producing MTKLLPLFLLTTSLLCSACSSSPNSAPTPEPAAETKVEKLSDSNVTTINTSNGQIEIEPTIVATDDSTLNGDQPFDDSVNYYDPIESFNRSIFQLNHFTYTYLFIPVAKGYNFVLPDPVKQSVANVFDNIREPLNLVNNVFSGEFGHAGNNFARFLINSTVGLVGLFDPADAWFDIKAQPRNVAQLLRHHNVSSGAYLVLPFLGQSDLRNTASIITEGLVHPTKYVLSSPDDTNARIIGGFTDFSERAELYQTLYEQADDPYVYFRNQYIQARNRDEIDARQETITTETTVELKTNQVTKENENNNE from the coding sequence ATGACTAAATTATTACCCTTATTTCTGCTAACAACTTCTCTGTTATGCTCTGCTTGTTCGAGTTCACCGAATTCAGCACCAACACCTGAGCCAGCAGCAGAAACTAAAGTAGAAAAGTTATCTGATAGTAATGTAACCACCATTAATACCTCTAATGGCCAAATTGAAATTGAACCGACTATCGTAGCTACCGATGATTCTACCCTTAACGGAGACCAACCATTTGATGATTCAGTTAACTATTATGATCCTATTGAATCATTCAATCGTAGTATTTTTCAATTAAATCACTTTACCTATACTTACTTATTTATTCCTGTGGCAAAAGGTTATAACTTTGTTTTACCAGATCCCGTAAAACAATCTGTTGCTAATGTTTTTGATAACATACGTGAACCTTTAAACTTAGTGAATAACGTTTTTAGTGGTGAGTTTGGCCATGCAGGTAATAACTTTGCTCGATTTTTGATTAACTCAACGGTTGGCTTAGTCGGGTTGTTTGATCCTGCCGATGCCTGGTTTGATATAAAAGCACAACCGCGTAATGTTGCACAATTACTGCGCCATCATAACGTATCGAGTGGGGCTTATTTAGTGTTACCGTTTTTGGGACAATCTGATCTACGAAACACGGCTTCTATCATTACAGAAGGCTTGGTGCATCCAACTAAGTACGTGCTATCAAGCCCTGATGATACAAATGCTCGAATTATTGGTGGATTCACCGATTTTTCTGAAAGAGCAGAACTCTACCAAACGTTATATGAACAAGCTGATGATCCATACGTGTATTTTAGAAACCAATATATTCAGGCAAGAAATCGTGACGAAATAGATGCCAGACAAGAAACCATAACCACTGAAACTACTGTTGAACTTAAAACGAATCAAGTAACAAAAGAGAATGAGAATAATAATGAGTAA